The following proteins are co-located in the Telopea speciosissima isolate NSW1024214 ecotype Mountain lineage chromosome 9, Tspe_v1, whole genome shotgun sequence genome:
- the LOC122640379 gene encoding peptidyl-prolyl cis-trans isomerase CYP37, chloroplastic, whose product MASLLSSAIFPHNCCLRRQAFSPIGPPFPLNHTITRKKELATAARIKIACLSSRNPSKESPDLHGFPTVPCISTLLHKMKKLESAIAVILIFVQISSPLPLGGWNPWLISAAEAVLYSPDTKVPRTGELALRKAIPGNTNMKAMQESLEEISFLLRIPQRKPYGTMEGNVKRVLKIAMDEKESILGSIPMDLKEKGSVLYASLIDGKGGLQNLLESIKDKDPDRVSVGLASSLETVAELELLQAPGLSFLLPEQYLKYPRLAGRGTVEFTIQKSDGSAFYPAAGGEPRNVATMQVVLDGYSAPLTAGNFAKLVVDGAYDGVKLNCVNQAVLADNGLEKNKGYDIPLEIMPSGQFEPLYRTTLSVQDGELPILPLSVYGAVAMAHSEVSEEYSSPHQFFFYLYDKRNAGLGGLSFDEGQFSVFGYTTVGRDVLSQIKTGDVIQSARLVEGRDRLIFPDES is encoded by the exons ATGGCGTCGCTGTTATCCTCCGCCATTTTCCCCCATAACTGTTGTCTTCGAAGACAGGCGTTCTCTCCAATTGGCCCTCCGTTTCCTCTGAACCATACGATTACTAGGAAAAAGGAACTAGCGACAGCCGCTCGCATTAAAATTGCTTGCCTTTCTTCCAGAAATCCTTCAAAG GAATCACCAGACCTGCATGGTTTTCCAACAGTGCCATGTATTTCGACATTGCTTCATAAAATGAAGAAACTTGAGAGTGCAATTGCTGTGATCCTCATTTTTGTCCAAATCTCATCTCCATTACCTTTGGGGGGGTGGAACCCATGGCTAATTTCTGCGGCAGAAGCTGTGCTTTATTCACCTGACACCAAGGTTCCAAGAACTGGAGAACTTGCTTTAAGAAAGGCGATTCCAGGAAACACAAACATGAAAGCTATGCAG GAATCTCTTGAGGAAATCTCATTCCTTCTAAGGATTCCACAGAGAAAGCCCTATGGTACAATGGAAGGAAATGTGAAGAGAGTTCTGAAG ATTGCAATGGATGAGAAGGAATCCATCTTGGGTAGTATACCAATGGATCTTAAGGAAAAGGGTTCTGTGCTGTATGCTTCTCTTATAGATGGAAAG gGTGGTTTGCAGAACCTTCTTGAATCAATCAAGGATAAGGACCCAGATAGAGTATCAGTTGGTCTTGCATCTTCACTGGAAACTGTTGCAGAACTTGAGTTGTTACAG GCTCCAGGGTTGTCATTTTTGTTGCCAGAGCAATACTTGAAATACCCGAG GCTTGCTGGTAGAGGAACTGTTGAATTCACCATCCAGAAAAGTGATGGCTCAGCATTTTATCCAGCTGCTGGTGGGGAACCAAGAAATGTTGCCACAATGCAG GTTGTTCTTGATGGGTATTCTGCACCATTGACAGCAGGGAACTTTGCAAAACTG GTGGTGGATGGGGCATATGATGGGGTGAAGCTCAACTGTGTGAATCAAGCAGTTCTCGCAGACAATGGGCTCGAAAAGAATAAAGGTTATGACATCCCCTTAGAAATAATGCCATCTGGGCAATTTGAACCGTTGTACAGAACAACACTCAGTGTGCAG GATGGGGAATTGCCAATTCTTCCCCTGTCTGTTTATGGGGCAGTTGCTATGGCACACAGTGAAGTCTCAGAGGAGTACTCATCACCACAccagtttttcttttatctctATGATAAGAGAAAT GCTGGATTAGGTGGGTTATCTTTTGATGAAGGTCAATTTTCTGTTTTCGG ATACACAACTGTGGGGAGAGATGTGCTTTCACAGATCAAAACTGGAGATGTGATCCAATCAGCAAGACTAGTGGAAGGCCGTGATCGCCTCATATTTCCAGATGAGAGCTGA